One segment of Brassica napus cultivar Da-Ae chromosome C3, Da-Ae, whole genome shotgun sequence DNA contains the following:
- the LOC106398184 gene encoding uncharacterized protein LOC106398184: MISFRLTNHGTRLLNTQPSSSDEYDITSLLQAEAELYADGAESSYHIAEPFQYPPQLEGDDGIPTTCYCGGEAVVATSYTRKDPGRRYFTCDNIDDGDCHIWKWWDVAVTEEMSDIQRQLRQLKDQGFECDQKLVKLQKTVCELSKKKSGVRNGFALEVGLLQELQRSKPECLKPRECLYNKFSFYLPNCSDFIAFKCFLVYLDSPEPFWLGSQGPDESVVEFVVKERRKWSPKEDKILIGAWLNTSKDAVVSNEQKAGVFWRRIVDYYNASPQLVGTIPREVGQCKQRWARINEQVSKFVGCYDAALREQRSGQNDDDVMKAELDYFYNDHSYKFTLEHAWRELRHDQKWSSTYLANHGGKEKRKQVLEVDTEDEVGEPEARPVGVKAAKAATKRKKSGKEEELSHIHAIMEMKEKLSKQKLLDRLLSKKDPLTEMETSLKLKLMSEML, from the exons ATGATTTCTTTCAGGTTAACGAATCATGGGACAAGATTACTCAACACCCAGCCTTCTTCATCAGACGAGTATGACATAACGTCCCTTCTTCAAGCAGAAGCTGAACTGTACGCCGATGGAGCTGAGAGTAGCTACCATATTGCTGAGCCGTTTCAGTACCCACCTCAACTTGAGGGTGATGATGGAATCCCGACGACATGCTACTGTGGTGGTGAGGCTGTTGTTGCAACATCTTACACGCGTAAAGACCCAGGGAGAAGGTACTTCACCTGCGACAATATCGATGATGGGGACTGCCACATATGGAAATGGTGGGATGTGGCTGTTACAGAGGAGATGAGTGACATTCAGAGACAACTTAGGCAGCTTAAGGATCAAGGTTTTGAGTGTGACCAGAAGCTGGTTAAGCTACAGAAGACCGTCTGTGAGTTATCTAAGAAGAAATCAGGGGTTAGAAATGGCTTTGCATTGGAAGTTGGGCTACTG CAAGAGCTTCAAAGAAGTAAACCAGAGTGTCTAAAACCTCGAGAGTGTCTGTATAATAAG TTTTCTTTCTACCTTCCTAACTGCTCGGATTTTATTGCCTTTAAATGTTTCTTAG TTTACCTTGATTCACCCGAACCTTTTTGGTTGGGTAGCCAAGGTCCTGATGAGTCTGTTGTCGAGTTTGTTGTGAAAGAGAGGAGGAAATGGTCTCCGAAAGAGGATAAAATCCTTATTGGTGCTTGGCTTAACACCAGTAAAGATGCGGTGGTGAGCAATGAGCAGAAAGCTGGTGTGTTCTGGAGGAGGATTGTAGACTACTACAATGCAAGCCCTCAGCTGGTTGGGACAATACCTAGAGAGGTTGGTCAGTGCAAGCAAAGATGGGCTAGGATTAACGAGCAAGTGTCCAAGTTCGTTGGATGCTATGATGCGGCTCTGAGGGAGCAGAGAAGTGGtcaaaatgatgatgatgtgatgaaagctGAACTAGACTACTTCTACAATGATCACAGTTACAAGTTCACCCTGGAACATGCCTGGAGGGAACTGAGGCATGACCAGAAATGGTCCTCTACCTATCTGGCTAATCACGGTGGCAAGGAAAAGCGCAAACAAGTGCTGGAGGTAGACACAGAAGATGAAGTGGGAGAACCAGAGGCTAGACCCGTGGGGGTCAAGGCTGCTAAAGCTGCTACtaagaggaagaagagtggTAAAGAAGAGGAGTTGTCACATATACATGCCATCATGGAAATGAAAGAAAAACTCTCTAAACAGAAACTGCTCGACCGTTTACTTTCCAAAAAAGATCCACTCACTGAGATGGAAACATCTCTTAAACTCAAACTTATGTCTGAGATGTTATGA